In one Polynucleobacter sp. JS-JIR-5-A7 genomic region, the following are encoded:
- the mscL gene encoding large conductance mechanosensitive channel protein MscL, with translation MSVLKEFRDFAIKGNVIDLAVGVIIGGAFGKIVDSLVNDIVMPVFSTLLGGHIDFTNLFLILGRVPEGVPRTFDALKKAGVPIFAYGNFITISINFVLLAFVIFQMVKVVNKIRIMDAPSSAPPTPEDIILLREIRDGLKK, from the coding sequence ATGAGTGTTTTAAAGGAATTTCGGGACTTTGCAATCAAGGGTAATGTGATCGATTTGGCCGTGGGTGTCATTATTGGTGGCGCTTTTGGAAAAATCGTGGATTCCCTGGTAAATGACATCGTTATGCCTGTCTTTTCAACTCTTTTAGGAGGCCATATTGACTTTACCAATCTCTTTCTTATTCTTGGGCGCGTCCCAGAAGGGGTGCCAAGAACTTTTGATGCGCTCAAAAAAGCGGGGGTGCCGATTTTTGCCTATGGCAACTTCATCACGATTTCAATCAACTTTGTTCTTCTGGCATTTGTTATCTTTCAAATGGTGAAAGTAGTAAATAAGATCCGCATCATGGATGCACCATCATCAGCACCACCAACCCCCGAAGATATTATTCTGTTAAGAGAGATTCGAGATGGCCTGAAGAAATAG